A portion of the Burkholderia pseudomultivorans genome contains these proteins:
- a CDS encoding thiazole synthase, producing MTSLTSADALTLYGETFASRVLLGTSRYPSLQSLSDSIAASRPGMVTVALRRQMTGGTAEAGFFDLLKRHAVPLLPNTAGCQTVAEAVTTAHMAREVFETDWIKLELIGDDYTLQPDPVGLIDAAAQLIKDGFKVLPYCTEDLVIGRRLLDAGCEALMPWGAPIGTGKGVVNPYGLRVLRERLPDVPLIVDAGLGVPSHACQVMEWGFDGVLLNTAVSQATHPEIMARAFAQGVEAGRAAYLAGPMDARETAHASTPVVGMPFWHQDGGGA from the coding sequence ATGACGTCCCTCACTTCCGCCGACGCGCTGACGCTGTACGGCGAAACCTTCGCGAGCCGCGTGCTGCTCGGCACGTCGCGCTATCCGTCGCTGCAGTCGCTGTCCGACTCGATCGCCGCGTCGCGGCCGGGCATGGTCACGGTCGCGCTGCGCCGCCAGATGACGGGCGGCACGGCCGAAGCCGGCTTCTTCGACCTGCTCAAGCGCCATGCGGTGCCGCTGCTGCCGAACACGGCCGGCTGCCAGACCGTCGCCGAGGCGGTGACGACCGCGCACATGGCGCGCGAGGTATTCGAGACCGACTGGATCAAGCTCGAGCTGATCGGCGACGACTACACGCTGCAGCCGGATCCGGTCGGGCTGATCGACGCGGCCGCGCAGCTGATCAAGGACGGTTTCAAGGTGCTGCCGTACTGTACCGAGGATCTCGTGATCGGCCGCCGCCTGCTCGACGCCGGCTGCGAGGCGCTGATGCCGTGGGGCGCGCCGATCGGCACCGGCAAGGGCGTCGTGAATCCGTACGGGCTGCGCGTACTGCGCGAACGGCTGCCCGACGTGCCGCTGATCGTCGACGCGGGCCTCGGCGTGCCGTCGCACGCGTGCCAGGTGATGGAGTGGGGCTTCGACGGCGTGCTGCTGAATACGGCCGTGTCGCAGGCGACGCACCCCGAGATCATGGCGCGCGCGTTCGCGCAGGGCGTCGAGGCCGGCCGCGCAGCCTATCTGGCGGGGCCGATGGACGCGCGCGAAACCGCGCATGCGAGCACGCCGGTGGTCGGGATGCCGTTCTGGCACCAGGATGGAGGCGGCGCATGA
- the mlaE gene encoding lipid asymmetry maintenance ABC transporter permease subunit MlaE yields the protein MISAIGRYVIGGLERAGYGTRLFVRLVLEFFPLLRRPRLVTKQIHFLGNYSFVIIAVSGLFVGFVLGLQGYYTLNRYGSEQALGLLVALSLVRELGPVVTALLFAGRAGTSLTAEIGLMKAGEQLTALEMMAVDPIKNVIAPRMWAGIIAMPLLAAIFNAVGVLGGYFVGVVLIGVDPGAFWSQMQGGVEVWADVGNGVLKSIVFGFAVTFIALFQGYEAKPTPEGVSRATTKTVVFASLAVLGLDFLLTALMFS from the coding sequence ATGATCAGCGCGATCGGACGTTACGTCATTGGCGGCCTCGAGCGCGCGGGCTACGGCACGCGGCTGTTCGTGCGCCTGGTGCTGGAATTCTTCCCGCTGCTGCGCCGGCCGCGGCTCGTCACGAAGCAGATCCACTTCCTCGGCAACTATTCGTTCGTGATCATCGCCGTGTCGGGCCTGTTCGTCGGCTTCGTGCTCGGCCTGCAGGGCTACTACACGCTGAACCGCTACGGCTCCGAGCAGGCGCTCGGGCTGCTGGTCGCGCTGTCGCTCGTGCGCGAGCTCGGGCCGGTGGTCACCGCGCTGCTGTTCGCGGGGCGCGCGGGCACGTCGCTGACGGCCGAGATCGGCCTGATGAAGGCCGGCGAGCAGCTCACCGCGCTCGAGATGATGGCCGTCGACCCGATCAAGAACGTGATCGCGCCGCGCATGTGGGCGGGCATCATCGCGATGCCGCTGCTCGCGGCGATCTTCAACGCGGTCGGCGTGCTGGGCGGCTACTTCGTCGGCGTGGTGCTGATCGGCGTCGATCCGGGCGCGTTCTGGTCGCAGATGCAGGGCGGCGTCGAGGTCTGGGCCGACGTCGGCAACGGCGTTCTGAAGAGCATCGTGTTCGGCTTCGCCGTGACCTTCATTGCACTGTTTCAGGGGTACGAGGCGAAGCCCACGCCCGAGGGCGTGTCGCGCGCGACGACCAAGACGGTCGTGTTCGCTTCGCTTGCCGTACTCGGCCTCGATTTCCTGCTGACCGCGCTGATGTTCAGCTAA
- the thiS gene encoding sulfur carrier protein ThiS, which translates to MDIQINQQTLTLPDGATVADALAAYGARPPYAVALNGNFVARTQHAARALAAGDKLDVVHPVAGG; encoded by the coding sequence ATGGACATCCAGATCAACCAACAGACCCTGACGCTGCCCGACGGCGCGACGGTCGCCGACGCGCTCGCCGCGTACGGCGCGCGTCCGCCGTACGCGGTCGCGCTGAACGGCAACTTCGTCGCGCGCACGCAGCATGCGGCGCGCGCGCTCGCGGCGGGCGACAAGCTCGACGTGGTGCACCCCGTCGCGGGCGGCTGA
- a CDS encoding FAD-dependent oxidoreductase encodes MNVHASRPDFAVLGGGLVGRLIAWRLAGDGHRVALYERGGPDGEQSAAWIAAAMLAPLAEAASAELLITELGAASLARWPQWLAELPEPVFFQHRGTLVVWHHADRAEAPLFERRVRANAPAGLFDGGFVALAGAQVDSAEPALAGRFARGLLLPREGQLDNRQALRALAAGLAERGVETHWHATIDDGHRPDAHFTIDCRGLGAKAALPGLRGIRGEVARVHAPGIGLTRPVRLLHPRYPLYIAPKQDDLYVIGATEVEGEDMSPVSVRSALELLSAAFSVHPAFGEARILELNAQCRPTLPDHRPAVIWDGASTLAVNGLYRHGFMIAPEVAHAAVALAEAALGGALDRADGFAAWRDAARWPTLLHHRDDARQPA; translated from the coding sequence ATGAACGTCCACGCTTCCCGGCCGGATTTCGCCGTGCTCGGCGGCGGCCTCGTCGGCCGGCTGATCGCCTGGCGGCTCGCGGGCGACGGGCATCGCGTCGCGCTCTACGAGCGCGGCGGCCCGGACGGCGAGCAGTCGGCGGCGTGGATCGCCGCCGCGATGCTCGCGCCGCTCGCCGAGGCGGCCAGCGCGGAACTGCTGATCACCGAGCTCGGCGCCGCGTCGCTCGCGCGCTGGCCGCAGTGGCTCGCCGAACTGCCCGAGCCGGTGTTCTTCCAGCATCGCGGCACGCTCGTCGTCTGGCACCACGCGGACCGCGCGGAAGCGCCGCTGTTCGAGCGGCGCGTGCGCGCGAACGCGCCGGCCGGGCTGTTCGACGGCGGCTTCGTCGCGCTTGCCGGCGCGCAGGTCGATTCGGCCGAGCCCGCGCTCGCGGGCCGTTTCGCGCGCGGGCTGCTGCTGCCGCGCGAAGGCCAGCTCGACAATCGCCAGGCGCTGCGCGCGCTCGCGGCCGGCCTCGCCGAGCGCGGCGTCGAGACGCACTGGCACGCGACGATCGACGACGGCCACCGGCCCGACGCGCATTTCACGATCGATTGCCGCGGGCTCGGCGCCAAGGCCGCGCTGCCCGGGCTGCGCGGCATCCGCGGCGAAGTCGCGCGCGTGCATGCGCCCGGCATCGGGCTCACGCGTCCGGTGCGGCTGCTGCATCCGCGCTATCCGCTCTATATCGCGCCGAAGCAGGACGACCTGTACGTGATCGGCGCGACCGAAGTGGAGGGCGAGGACATGTCGCCCGTCAGCGTGCGCTCCGCGCTGGAACTGCTGAGCGCCGCGTTCTCGGTGCACCCTGCGTTCGGCGAGGCGCGCATCCTCGAACTGAACGCGCAGTGCCGGCCGACGCTGCCCGATCACCGCCCGGCGGTGATCTGGGACGGCGCGTCGACGCTGGCCGTCAACGGCCTGTACCGGCACGGCTTCATGATCGCGCCCGAAGTCGCGCACGCGGCCGTCGCGCTCGCCGAAGCCGCGCTCGGCGGCGCGCTCGACCGGGCCGACGGGTTCGCCGCGTGGCGCGACGCCGCACGCTGGCCGACGCTCCTTCATCACCGCGACGACGCGCGCCAGCCGGCCTGA
- the mlaD gene encoding outer membrane lipid asymmetry maintenance protein MlaD: MTMKKTALDFWVGLFVVVGFLAVLFLALKVGNMSSLSFQPTYAVRMKFDNIGGLKPRAAVKSAGVVIGRVKSIGFDTNTYQALVTIDLDGQYQFPKDSSAKILTSGLLGEQYIGLEPGGDTEMLKAGDTITMTQSAIVLENLIGQFLYSKAADAGGAKPASGAAPAPAAPAAPAPVPVPASAVSGAAAQ, from the coding sequence ATGACGATGAAAAAGACTGCTCTCGACTTCTGGGTCGGCCTGTTCGTGGTGGTGGGATTCCTTGCGGTGCTGTTCCTGGCGCTGAAGGTCGGCAACATGAGCTCGCTGTCGTTTCAGCCGACCTACGCGGTGCGGATGAAATTCGACAATATCGGCGGGCTGAAGCCGCGCGCGGCCGTGAAGAGCGCCGGCGTCGTGATCGGCCGCGTGAAGTCGATCGGCTTCGACACGAACACCTACCAGGCGCTCGTGACGATCGATCTCGACGGCCAGTACCAGTTCCCGAAGGATTCGTCGGCGAAGATCCTGACCTCGGGCCTGCTCGGCGAGCAATACATCGGCCTCGAGCCGGGCGGCGACACCGAGATGCTGAAGGCGGGCGACACGATCACGATGACGCAGTCGGCGATCGTGCTCGAGAACCTGATCGGACAGTTCCTGTACAGCAAGGCGGCCGACGCGGGCGGCGCGAAGCCGGCGTCCGGTGCGGCGCCGGCGCCTGCCGCACCCGCCGCGCCGGCACCCGTGCCGGTGCCGGCCTCCGCGGTGTCCGGCGCGGCCGCCCAATAA
- a CDS encoding SDR family NAD(P)-dependent oxidoreductase, producing MSARAARIVLITGAGSGIGAALARRLAEPGVALALHARGADDASRTRLAGIADACTAAGAESIVLGGDLAEPGVATALVDAAATRFGGLDQLVANAGFAARQALSELGADALASAFAAMPGAFAALAGRARPLLEASAAPRIVAVSSFVAHRYRADAPFAATAAAKAALESLVRTAAAEFAAHGITVNAVAPGFTRKDHGPSAGNAAAWTQAERATPLGRIAEPDDVAALIAFLLSDAARQITGQVVHIDGGLTL from the coding sequence ATGAGCGCACGCGCCGCGCGCATCGTGCTGATCACCGGCGCAGGCTCGGGGATCGGCGCGGCGCTCGCGCGGCGGCTCGCGGAGCCCGGCGTCGCGCTGGCGCTGCATGCGCGCGGCGCGGACGACGCGTCGCGCACGCGGCTCGCCGGCATCGCCGACGCCTGCACGGCGGCCGGCGCCGAATCCATCGTGCTCGGCGGCGACCTCGCCGAGCCGGGCGTCGCGACGGCGCTCGTCGATGCGGCCGCGACGCGCTTCGGCGGGCTCGACCAGCTGGTCGCGAACGCCGGCTTCGCGGCCCGGCAGGCATTGTCCGAACTCGGCGCCGACGCGCTCGCCTCCGCCTTCGCCGCGATGCCCGGCGCCTTCGCCGCGCTCGCGGGCCGCGCACGGCCGCTGCTCGAAGCGTCGGCCGCGCCGCGCATCGTTGCGGTCAGTTCGTTCGTCGCGCACCGCTACCGCGCCGACGCGCCGTTCGCGGCGACCGCCGCCGCGAAGGCCGCGCTCGAATCGCTGGTGCGCACCGCCGCGGCCGAGTTCGCCGCGCATGGCATCACCGTCAATGCGGTCGCGCCCGGCTTCACGCGCAAGGACCACGGCCCGAGCGCCGGCAACGCCGCGGCCTGGACGCAGGCCGAACGGGCGACGCCGCTCGGCCGCATCGCCGAACCCGACGACGTCGCCGCGCTGATCGCGTTCCTGCTGTCGGACGCGGCGCGGCAGATCACCGGCCAGGTCGTCCACATCGACGGCGGCCTGACGCTCTAG
- a CDS encoding ABC transporter ATP-binding protein/permease, whose amino-acid sequence MTQSIDPVRSASDAPQDERPVSAWSLIKPYWVSSEWKVAWGLLVTIIAMNLCVVWINVQLNKWNAQFYNALQAKNVHDFPNLLMQFSALAFGFIILAVYGRYLRQMLGFRWRQWLTERFLGQWLGDRAFYRIERDRLADNPDQRITDDLQSFATTTLSLSLDLLSTVVTLVSFITILWSLAGALTFAVGATPITIPGYMVWAAALYAVVGSLIIQKVGHPLVSINYQQQRVEADFRFGLIRVRENAEQIAFYDGEKTETGNAHSLFMRIRDNWWRVMKYTKRLTFVLSFYGQIAIIFPLVVAAPRYFAGAFSFGVLMQISSAFGTVSDSFSWFINSYATLVEWRATVNRLREFKRVMGASHLKETVSPATEHGGINLHYVDAAKLSTSSLRLALPNGKALANIGNLAIEPGSRWLVVGRSGSGKSTFMRALAGLWPFGDGAIDAPVGARMMFVPQTSYLPIGTLKAALTYPATPDAFSDDACRDALRACRLDEYADRLEESAHWTRVMSPGEQQRLAGARVLLHKPDFLFLDEATSALDPDNEARLYHLFAERLPRAAIVSIAHRESLAAFHADTINVERINDSDKVAA is encoded by the coding sequence ATGACCCAATCGATCGATCCCGTCCGCTCCGCCTCCGACGCGCCGCAGGACGAGCGCCCGGTATCCGCATGGAGCCTCATCAAGCCCTACTGGGTGTCGTCCGAATGGAAAGTCGCGTGGGGGCTGCTCGTCACGATCATCGCGATGAACCTCTGCGTCGTGTGGATCAACGTCCAGCTGAACAAGTGGAACGCGCAGTTCTACAACGCGCTGCAGGCGAAGAACGTCCACGACTTCCCGAATCTGCTGATGCAGTTCTCCGCGCTCGCGTTCGGCTTCATCATCCTCGCCGTGTACGGCCGCTACCTGCGGCAGATGCTCGGCTTCCGCTGGCGCCAGTGGCTCACCGAGCGCTTTCTCGGCCAGTGGCTCGGCGACCGCGCGTTCTACCGGATCGAGCGCGACCGCCTCGCCGACAACCCCGACCAGCGGATCACCGACGACCTCCAGTCGTTCGCGACCACGACGCTGTCGCTGTCGCTCGACCTGCTGTCGACGGTCGTCACGCTCGTGTCGTTCATCACGATCCTGTGGTCGCTCGCCGGGGCGCTGACCTTCGCGGTCGGCGCGACGCCGATCACGATCCCCGGCTACATGGTGTGGGCGGCCGCGCTGTACGCGGTGGTCGGCTCGCTGATCATCCAGAAGGTCGGCCATCCGCTCGTGTCGATCAACTACCAGCAGCAGCGCGTCGAGGCCGACTTCCGCTTCGGGCTGATCCGCGTGCGCGAGAACGCCGAGCAGATCGCGTTCTACGACGGCGAGAAGACCGAGACCGGCAACGCGCACAGCCTGTTCATGCGCATCCGCGACAACTGGTGGCGCGTGATGAAGTACACCAAGCGCCTCACCTTCGTGCTGAGCTTCTACGGGCAGATCGCGATCATCTTCCCGCTGGTCGTCGCCGCGCCGCGCTATTTCGCGGGCGCGTTCTCGTTCGGCGTGCTGATGCAGATCTCGTCCGCGTTCGGCACCGTCAGCGATTCGTTCTCGTGGTTCATCAACAGTTACGCGACGCTCGTCGAATGGCGCGCGACCGTCAACCGTCTACGCGAATTCAAGCGCGTGATGGGCGCATCGCACCTGAAGGAAACCGTCTCGCCGGCCACCGAGCACGGCGGCATCAACCTGCACTACGTCGACGCGGCGAAGCTGTCGACCTCGTCGCTCAGGCTCGCGCTGCCGAACGGCAAGGCGCTCGCGAACATCGGCAACCTCGCGATCGAGCCCGGCTCGCGCTGGCTCGTGGTCGGCCGGTCGGGCTCCGGCAAGAGCACCTTCATGCGCGCGCTCGCGGGCCTGTGGCCGTTCGGCGACGGCGCGATCGACGCGCCGGTCGGCGCGCGGATGATGTTCGTGCCGCAGACGAGCTACCTGCCGATCGGCACGCTGAAGGCCGCGCTCACTTATCCGGCGACGCCCGACGCGTTCAGCGACGACGCGTGCCGCGACGCGCTGCGCGCGTGCCGCCTCGACGAGTATGCGGATCGTCTCGAAGAAAGCGCGCACTGGACGCGCGTGATGTCGCCGGGCGAGCAGCAGCGTCTCGCCGGCGCGCGCGTGCTGCTGCACAAGCCCGACTTCCTGTTCCTCGACGAGGCGACCAGCGCGCTCGACCCGGACAACGAGGCGCGGCTCTACCACCTGTTCGCCGAACGGCTGCCGCGCGCCGCGATCGTCAGCATCGCGCACCGCGAATCGCTGGCCGCGTTCCACGCCGACACGATCAACGTCGAGCGCATCAACGACAGCGACAAGGTCGCCGCATGA
- a CDS encoding ABC transporter ATP-binding protein: MSPSPTETLLELRDVDFGYGDRLVLSNLNMRFGRGQVVAVMGGSGCGKTTVLRLIGGLVRARRGQVLFDGADVGAQTRDGLYALRRKMGMLFQFGALFTDMSVFENVAFALREHTDLPEDLIRDLVLMKLNAVGLRGARDLMPSEVSGGMARRIALARAIALDPQLIMYDEPFAGLDPISLGITANLIRTLNEALGATSILVTHDVPESFAIADYVYFLANGGVLAQGTPDELRASTDPSVRQFIDGAPDGPFKFHYTSPPLAADFGLGGGRA; this comes from the coding sequence GTGAGCCCCTCTCCTACCGAGACACTGCTGGAACTTCGCGACGTCGACTTCGGCTACGGCGACCGCCTCGTCCTGTCGAACCTGAACATGCGCTTCGGGCGCGGGCAGGTCGTCGCGGTCATGGGCGGCTCGGGTTGCGGCAAGACGACCGTGCTGCGCCTGATCGGCGGCCTCGTGCGCGCGCGCCGCGGCCAGGTGCTGTTCGACGGCGCCGATGTCGGCGCGCAGACGCGCGACGGCCTGTATGCGCTGCGCCGCAAGATGGGCATGCTGTTCCAGTTCGGCGCGCTGTTCACCGACATGTCGGTGTTCGAGAACGTCGCGTTCGCGCTGCGCGAGCACACCGACCTGCCCGAAGACCTGATCCGCGACCTCGTGCTGATGAAGCTGAACGCGGTCGGCCTGCGCGGCGCGCGCGACCTGATGCCGTCCGAGGTGTCGGGCGGGATGGCGCGCCGCATCGCGCTGGCGCGCGCGATCGCGCTCGATCCGCAGCTCATCATGTACGACGAGCCGTTCGCCGGCCTCGACCCGATTTCGCTCGGCATCACCGCGAACCTGATCCGCACGCTGAACGAGGCGCTCGGCGCGACGTCGATCCTCGTCACGCACGACGTGCCGGAATCGTTCGCGATCGCCGACTACGTGTACTTCCTGGCCAACGGCGGCGTGCTCGCGCAGGGCACGCCCGACGAGCTGCGCGCGTCGACCGATCCGAGCGTGCGCCAGTTCATCGACGGCGCGCCGGACGGCCCGTTCAAATTTCATTACACGAGCCCGCCGCTCGCGGCGGATTTCGGGCTCGGCGGAGGGCGCGCATGA
- a CDS encoding MFS transporter has translation MQEIQWFQELSSRERRTLYAGFGGYAVDAFDFMIYSFLIPTLIATWGMTKGEAGMIATSSLISSALGGWAAGILADRYGRVRVLQWTIATFALFTCLSGFTHSFWQLLATRTLQGFGFGGEWSVVTIMMAETIRSPEHRAKAVGTVQSSWSFGWAAAAILYWAFFALLPEQVAWRACFWIGIAPALWILYIRRNVSDPDIYTATRRARDAGHVSGHFLEIFSPPHLRATLFGSALCTGMLGGYYAITTWLPTYLKTVRHLSVFNTSGYLVVLIVGSFVGYVVGAILSDRLGRRASFILFAIGSFSLGMAYTMLPITDTAMLMLGFPLGIVVQGIFAGVGAYLSELYPGAIRGSGQGFCYNLGRGLGSFFPILVGTLSQSMSLVKAIGFVAGGGYLLVIVAALVLPETRGKSLADDPAVAP, from the coding sequence ATGCAGGAAATCCAGTGGTTTCAAGAACTGTCGTCGCGCGAGCGCAGGACGCTGTACGCCGGCTTCGGCGGCTATGCGGTCGACGCGTTCGACTTCATGATCTACTCGTTCCTGATCCCGACGCTGATTGCGACCTGGGGAATGACGAAGGGCGAGGCCGGGATGATCGCGACGAGTTCGCTGATCTCGTCGGCGCTCGGCGGCTGGGCCGCGGGGATCCTCGCCGACCGCTACGGCCGCGTGCGCGTGCTGCAGTGGACGATCGCGACGTTCGCGCTGTTCACCTGCCTGTCGGGCTTCACGCATTCGTTCTGGCAGCTGCTCGCGACGCGCACGCTGCAAGGATTCGGCTTCGGCGGCGAATGGTCGGTCGTGACGATCATGATGGCCGAGACGATCCGCTCGCCCGAGCATCGCGCGAAGGCGGTCGGCACCGTGCAGAGCAGCTGGTCGTTCGGCTGGGCCGCGGCCGCGATCCTCTACTGGGCCTTCTTCGCGCTGCTGCCGGAACAGGTGGCGTGGCGCGCGTGCTTCTGGATCGGCATCGCGCCCGCGCTGTGGATCCTGTACATCCGCCGCAACGTCAGCGATCCCGACATCTACACGGCCACGCGCCGCGCACGCGACGCCGGCCATGTGTCGGGCCACTTCCTCGAGATCTTCTCGCCGCCGCACCTGCGCGCGACGCTGTTCGGCAGCGCGCTCTGCACGGGCATGCTCGGCGGCTACTACGCGATCACGACCTGGCTGCCCACCTATCTGAAAACCGTCCGCCACCTGTCGGTGTTCAACACGAGCGGCTACCTCGTCGTGCTGATCGTCGGCTCGTTCGTCGGCTACGTGGTCGGCGCGATCCTGTCGGACCGGCTCGGCCGCCGCGCCTCGTTCATCCTGTTCGCGATCGGCTCGTTCTCGCTCGGCATGGCCTACACGATGCTGCCGATCACCGACACCGCGATGCTGATGCTCGGCTTCCCGCTCGGCATCGTCGTGCAGGGCATCTTCGCGGGCGTCGGCGCATACCTGTCCGAGCTGTACCCCGGTGCGATCCGCGGCTCGGGCCAGGGCTTCTGCTACAACCTCGGCCGCGGGCTCGGCTCGTTCTTCCCGATCCTCGTCGGCACGCTGTCGCAGTCGATGTCGCTCGTGAAGGCGATCGGCTTCGTCGCGGGCGGCGGCTACCTGCTCGTGATCGTCGCCGCGCTCGTGCTGCCGGAAACGCGCGGCAAGTCGCTCGCCGACGATCCGGCCGTCGCGCCTTGA
- a CDS encoding VacJ family lipoprotein, producing MQTIRIRHAALALAAVAALSGCATVQTPTKGDPLEGFNRTMYKFNDTVDTYALKPVAKGYQYVVPQPVRDSVTNFFSNIGDVYIAANNLVQLRIADGVGDIMRVVINTVFGVGGLFDVATVAKLPKHTADFGITMGRYGVPSGPYLVLPLLGPSTLRDTAGLGVDYVGNPLTYVKPDGLSWGLFGVNLVNTRANLLGAGDVLDAAALDKYSFVRNAYLQRRQMLINNARGEAATTSSNDALPKYELPDDGAAPAAGGAAGAAGAAGAAAVGGATAPAPASGTEAAVPASGAAVAPNPASETNVPPMQVAPPSPGGLRFPSIRLH from the coding sequence ATGCAGACGATCCGCATCAGGCATGCCGCGCTCGCGCTGGCGGCAGTCGCCGCGCTGAGCGGTTGCGCGACCGTGCAGACGCCGACCAAGGGCGATCCGCTCGAAGGCTTCAACCGGACGATGTACAAGTTCAACGACACGGTCGACACCTATGCGCTGAAGCCGGTCGCGAAGGGCTACCAGTACGTGGTGCCGCAGCCGGTGCGCGACAGCGTGACGAACTTCTTCTCGAACATCGGCGACGTCTACATCGCGGCGAACAACCTCGTGCAGCTGCGGATCGCGGACGGCGTCGGCGACATCATGCGCGTCGTGATCAACACGGTGTTCGGCGTCGGCGGCCTGTTCGACGTCGCGACGGTCGCGAAGCTGCCGAAGCACACGGCCGACTTCGGGATCACGATGGGCCGCTACGGCGTGCCGTCGGGCCCGTACCTCGTGCTGCCGCTGCTCGGGCCGAGCACGCTGCGCGACACGGCCGGCCTCGGCGTCGACTACGTCGGCAATCCGCTCACCTACGTGAAGCCGGACGGCCTCAGCTGGGGCCTGTTCGGCGTGAACCTCGTCAATACACGCGCGAACCTGCTCGGCGCGGGCGACGTGCTGGACGCGGCCGCGCTCGACAAGTATTCGTTCGTGCGCAACGCGTACCTGCAGCGCCGCCAGATGCTGATCAACAACGCGCGCGGCGAGGCCGCCACGACGTCGAGCAACGATGCGCTGCCGAAGTACGAGCTGCCGGACGACGGCGCGGCGCCGGCGGCGGGCGGGGCAGCCGGCGCGGCGGGGGCGGCGGGAGCGGCCGCGGTCGGCGGCGCCACCGCGCCCGCGCCCGCGTCGGGCACGGAAGCCGCGGTGCCGGCATCGGGCGCGGCCGTTGCGCCGAACCCGGCGAGCGAAACCAACGTGCCGCCGATGCAGGTCGCGCCGCCGTCGCCGGGCGGGCTGCGCTTCCCGAGCATCCGGCTGCACTGA
- the thiE gene encoding thiamine phosphate synthase: MSARFADAFWPPADELAEAAGRIRARLGDWPRGAAPWRLCLAAPEQPADGDVLIVSSGDRAGQARASAVSRPASPDAVAIEFDERSAVLHAAGARYALDAAHPLADDWIAALAAFIDCGFAPLDALVLALAWRDGDETLDGDPWPVDAARFPRIAGLPAAPEPAFAPCPARLGLYPVVPDADWVERVLDCGARTVQLRVKGAPPELLRREIARAVAAGCRYPDARVFINDHWQIAADEGAYGVHLGQEDLETADLAAIARAGLRLGLSSHGYYEMLRALHERPSYLALGPVFATATKAVAAPPQGLARIARYARFASARAPLVAIGGVGLEALPAVLATGVGSVAVVSAVTGAADYRAALVALQQCFAGEFDNR; encoded by the coding sequence ATGAGCGCGCGCTTCGCCGATGCATTCTGGCCGCCGGCCGACGAACTGGCCGAAGCGGCCGGGCGGATTCGCGCGCGGCTCGGCGACTGGCCGCGCGGCGCGGCGCCGTGGCGGCTGTGCCTGGCCGCCCCCGAGCAGCCTGCCGACGGCGACGTGCTGATCGTGTCGAGCGGCGACCGCGCCGGGCAGGCGCGCGCGTCGGCCGTGTCGCGGCCCGCGTCGCCGGACGCGGTCGCGATCGAATTCGACGAGCGGAGCGCGGTGCTGCATGCCGCGGGCGCGCGTTACGCGCTCGACGCCGCGCATCCGCTCGCGGACGACTGGATCGCGGCGCTCGCGGCGTTCATCGATTGCGGCTTCGCGCCGCTCGACGCACTGGTGCTCGCGCTCGCATGGCGCGACGGCGACGAAACGCTCGACGGCGATCCCTGGCCGGTCGACGCCGCGCGGTTTCCGCGCATCGCCGGGCTGCCGGCCGCGCCGGAGCCGGCCTTTGCGCCGTGCCCGGCGCGGCTCGGCCTCTATCCGGTGGTGCCGGACGCCGACTGGGTCGAGCGCGTGCTCGACTGCGGCGCACGGACCGTGCAATTGCGCGTGAAGGGCGCGCCGCCGGAGCTGCTGCGCCGGGAAATCGCGCGCGCGGTCGCAGCGGGCTGCCGCTACCCCGATGCGCGCGTGTTCATCAACGATCACTGGCAGATCGCCGCAGATGAGGGTGCGTACGGCGTACATCTGGGCCAGGAAGACCTCGAGACGGCCGATCTCGCGGCGATTGCACGCGCGGGCCTGCGGCTCGGACTGTCGAGTCACGGCTATTACGAGATGTTGCGCGCCTTGCACGAACGGCCGAGCTATCTCGCGCTCGGGCCTGTATTCGCGACCGCGACCAAGGCGGTTGCCGCACCGCCGCAGGGGCTCGCGCGGATCGCCCGCTACGCGCGCTTCGCGAGCGCGCGGGCCCCGCTGGTCGCGATCGGCGGGGTGGGGCTCGAGGCGCTGCCGGCGGTGCTGGCAACCGGCGTCGGCAGCGTCGCGGTGGTCAGCGCGGTGACCGGCGCGGCCGATTACCGGGCGGCGCTTGTTGCATTGCAGCAGTGTTTTGCCGGAGAATTTGACAATCGTTGA